From one Eptesicus fuscus isolate TK198812 chromosome 21, DD_ASM_mEF_20220401, whole genome shotgun sequence genomic stretch:
- the CENPBD1P gene encoding tigger transposable element-derived protein 1 isoform X1 has product MPGKRPLKVIPNAKRERKAITLDVKLEVLRRFEVGEKLSQIAKALDLAVSTVATIRDNKEKIKLSSQIATPLRASRLTRHRSAVMETMERLLRVWLEDQSQRNMPLSVAMIQEKAKSLFDDLQRAQGESSQKETFSASKGWFVRFKERHCLPHFKMNCTASSNKDTYLEVLKSIIEEGEYTPQQVFNVDEIGLYWKRMPEGTFISVEEKAQPGFKSSKDRLMLLLGGNAAGDFKLKPLSVYHSENPRALKGYSKPNLPVIWRSNKKAWATRSIFHEWFTYFFCPAVEKYCAKNNLSNKALLILDSAPCHPVNLNDLSDHVRVEYLHDSTADSIQPMGQGVASTFKAHYLRRTFEHMLEATDGEDTATIREFWRNYNILDAVDNIAIAWEALRPATMNSVWKKIWPQCVQFQNFSQTDNIAQLQKNIMTLAKTLAFEELVEADVDQLLQSHEDALSNEELMQLEQEPAGEEESEDTQPVLRQLTTGELSAALSHFEAGLQILTSSSPNDEWKLKVSRAISGAINCYRELYNEKKRRSKQLS; this is encoded by the coding sequence ATGCCCGGGAAAAGGCCCCTAAAGGTCATCCCAAATGCCAAAAGGGAACGGAAAGCAATTACCCTCGACGTGAAATTAGAAGTGTTAAGACGATTTGAAGTAGGTGAAAAGCTCAGCCAGATCGCGAAGGCCTTAGACCTTGCTGTCTCTACAGTGGCGACAATCCgagataataaagaaaaaataaaactgagttcACAAATAGCTACTCCCTTAAGAGCCTCTCGGTTGACTCGCCATCGAAGTGCAGTCATGGAGACTATGGAGCGACTGCTGCGCGTGTGGCTGGAAGACCAAAGCCAGCGAAACATGCCCCTGAGTGTTGCCATGATTCAGGAGAAGGCTAAGAGTTTGTTTGATGACTTACAGCGTGCACAAGGTGAAAGCTCtcaaaaagaaacatttagtGCAAGTAAAGGGTGGTTTGTGAGATTCAAGGAGCGCCATTGTTTGCCCCACTTCAAGATGAACTGCACAGCTTCTAGCaacaaggacacatacctggaaGTGCTGAAAAGTATTATCGAAGAAGGTGAGTACACCCCCCAGCAAGTTTTTAATGTAGATGAGATAGGGCTTTATTGGAAGAGAATGCCTGAAGGAACGTTTATTTCTGTGGAGGAGAAAGCTCAGCCAGGGTTTAAATCGTCCAAAGATCGTTTGATGCTGCTTCTTGGTGGCAACGCAGCTGGGGACTTTAAGTTGAAGCCCTTATCGGTGTACCACTCAGAAAACCCCAGGGCTCTGAAGGGATACTCCAAACCCAATTTGCCTGTGATTTGGCGCTCAAATAAAAAGGCCTGGGCAACCAGGAGCATTTTTCATGAATGGTTCACGTACTTTTTTTGTCCTGCTGTTGAAAAATACTGTGCCAAAAATAATCTAAGCAACAAAGCATTGCTCATCCTAGACAGTGCACCATGCCACCCAGTAAATCTGAATGATCTATCTGATCATGTAAGAGTGGAATATCTTCATGACAGTACAGCTGACTCCATCCAGCCCATGGGTCAAGGTGTAGCCTCTACCTTCAAAGCTCATTACCTGAGAAGGACTTTTGAGCACATGCTAGAAGCAACAGATGGGGAGGATACAGCTACGATCAGGGAGTTTTGGAGAAACTACAACATCTTGGATGCTGTAGACAACATTGCAATAGCTTGGGAGGCACTCAGGCCAGCAACGATGAACAGTGTGTGGAAGAAAATTTGGCCCCAGTGTGTTCAGTTCCAGAATTTTTCCCAAACGGATAACATTGCACAGCTTCAAAAAAACATTATGACCCTTGCCAAGACTCTGGCTTTTGAAGAGCTTGTGGAAGCTGATGTGGACCAGTTGCTACAGTCACACGAGGATGCTCTCTCTAATGAGGAGCTGATGCAGCTGGAACaggagccagcaggagaggaggagagtgaAGACACTCAGCCTGTTCTGCGTCAGTTAACCACAGGAGAACTCTCGGCAGCCCTCTCACATTTTGAGGCTGGCTTACAGATCCTTACCAGTAGCAGTCCCAATGATGAGTGGAAACTGAAAGTTTCGAGAGCTATCAGTGGTGCCATAAATTGCTACAGGGAATTGTACAATGAGAAAAAGCGACGCTCAAAGCAGCTATCTTAG